From a single Lolium rigidum isolate FL_2022 chromosome 7, APGP_CSIRO_Lrig_0.1, whole genome shotgun sequence genomic region:
- the LOC124677464 gene encoding mitochondrial fission protein ELM1-like yields the protein MPIRPLWPPEPPGGGNGAPEIFAGGVGTVRRAVVIGNGCAGAENQCLGLVRALGLADRLTLFRIIRPTGGINKWLHFLPISLHKIVDQVLRNTAFARLFQGKLLAPYSVSKVQSFGLSSVLEADTSKIVTLVRDTFEKEGLAIVVACGRDTISYASSIRCLAPDKVFVIQIQHPRYRLDRFDLVVTPRHDYYALTTKGQQEVPWLFRRWITPREPPGPNVVLTAGALHQADSAALRIAATNWHDELAPLPKPLVVVNIGGPTKNCNYGVELAKQLVSSLHNVVKTCGRVRISFSRRTPQKVSDLILKEFSTHPKFYIWDGEEPNPHLGHLAWADAFIITADSVSMLSEACSTGKPVYVVGTEYCRWKFSDFHNTLHKRGAVRPFTGLEDMSDSWSYPPLNDAIDVAARVREVLSERGWTVG from the exons ATGCCTATCCGGCCTTTGTGGCCGCCGGAGCCGCCGGGCGGGGGGAATGGGGCGCCGGAGATCTTCGCTGGCGGCGTCGGCACGGTGCGCCGCGCCGTCGTCATCGGGAACGGCTGCGCCGGCGCCGAGAACCAGTGCCTCGGCCTCGTCCGCGCCCTCGGCCTCGCTGACCGCCTCACGCTCTTC CGTATTATCAGGCCAACAGGAGGAATCAACAAGTGGCTGCACTTTCTCCCGATTTCCTTGCATAAAATTGTGGACCAAGTACTCAGGAATACGGCATTTGCAAGACTATTTCAAGGAAAATTGTTGGCACCTTATTCTGTCAGTAAAGTGCAATCTTTTGGATTGTCTTCTGTACTGGAAGCAGATACCAGTAAGATTGTGACATTGGTCCGTGATACATTCGAGAA GGAAGGCCTGGCAATAGTTGTTGCTTGTGGCCGTGATACCATATCATATGCAAGCTCTATAAGGTGTTTAGCTCCAGATAAAGTCTTTGTCATTCAG ATACAACACCCCAGGTATCGTCTTGATAGATTTGATTTGGTAGTGACTCCTCGtcatgattactatgctttaactACAAAGGGACAACAAGAAGTTCCGTGGCTTTTCCGGAGATGGATTACTCCAAGAGAACCACCAGGGCCAAATGTG GTCTTGACTGCTGGAGCACTTCACCAAGCAGATTCTGCTGCACTACGCATTGCTGCTACAAACTGGCATGATGAACTCGCTCCCTTGCCAAAGCCATTGGTAGTAGTAAACATTGGAGGACCAACAA AAAACTGTAATTATGGTGTGGAACTTGCCAAGCAGCTGGTAAGCTCACTGCACAATGTTGTAAAGACCTGTGGACGCGTCAGAATTTCATTTTCCAGGAGAACGCCACAAAAG GTGTCTGATCTTATATTGAAAGAGTTCAGCACACATCCTAAGTTTTACATCTGGGATGGTGAAG AACCTAACCCACACCTAGGGCATCTTGCATGGGCCGATGCTTTCATCATAACAGCAGACTCAGTAAGTATGCTGAGTGAGGCGTGCAGCACTGG GAAGCCGGTCTATGTTGTTGGAACTGAGTACTGCAGGTGGAAATTCTCAGATTTTCACAACACACTGCATAAACGAGGTGCTGTTCGTCCTTTCACTGGATTAGAAGAT ATGTCAGACAGCTGGAGCTACCCTCCCCTGAACGATGCCATTGATGTGGCTGCGCGGGTTCGTGAAGTGCTGTCGGAACGTGGATGGACAGTGGGTTAA
- the LOC124670308 gene encoding uncharacterized protein LOC124670308, whose translation MDDYRPRRSPATERFVGLFSSPSSSPTEPSFIAGDEFHEDDFMFSSSDAAAAPPDDSPAARVPHAHLGLLAALHDGDRRLLVRRGAAASDAIPAALLRRKATIAAAAASASSGGGSLSPTQPPPSAAWAIPANPRPRSRTAPAPQYHQSAPVKVPVRPPRKPAMDRWDEAAADDDDELRRGDAAMLPPHEMVARASAGGAGPVAPFSMLEGAGRTLKGRDLRRVRDAVLRQTGWLD comes from the coding sequence ATGGACGACTACCGCCCGCGCCGGTCGCCGGCGACCGAGCGCTTCGTCGGGCTCTTctcctcgccctcctcctcccccacgGAGCCGTCCTTCATCGCGGGGGACGAGTTCCACGAGGACGACTTCATGTTCTCCtcctccgacgccgccgccgccccgcccgacGACAGCCCCGCCGCCCGGGTGCCGCACGCCCACCTCGGCCTCCTCGCCGCGCTGCACGACGGGGACAGGCGCCTCCTGGTccgccgcggcgccgccgcgtcCGACGCCATCCCGGCCGCGCTGCTCCGCCGCAAGgccaccatcgccgccgccgccgcctcggcatcaTCCGGCGGCGGCTCGCTCTCGCCCACCCAGCCCCCGCCCTCCGCCGCCTGGGCCATCCCGGCGAACCCGCGGCCCAGGAGCCGCACCGCGCCGGCGCCGCAGTACCACCAGTCGGCCCCGGTCAAGGTGCCCGTCCGCCCGCCCCGGAAGCCGGCCATGGACAGGTGGGAcgaggccgccgccgacgacgacgacgagctccGGCGCGGGGACGCCGCCATGCTGCCCCCGCACGAGATGGTCGCGCGCGcgtccgccggcggcgccggcccGGTCGCCCCGTTCTCCATGCTCGAGGGCGCCGGACGCACGCTCAAGGGCCGCGACCTCCGGCGGGTGCGCGACGCCGTGCTCCGGCAGACCGGCTGGCTCGACTGA